From the genome of Nicotiana sylvestris chromosome 2, ASM39365v2, whole genome shotgun sequence, one region includes:
- the LOC138886136 gene encoding uncharacterized protein produces the protein MHRQNHYDFVGLMEPKQQAKKPERYRNKIGLAHAISNVSNKIWAFIDEVFEVTIMYNMVQQLTLRLFHTESHVEFVLTLIYAKCDAIERIELWDSLYAMARDMDAPWLVEGDFNVIWDEEEKFGGLPVSLNEIDDFRHCINTCNLFDLGFKGSIFTWWNERAEENCIFKRLDRCLANVEFQQTIPGIEVQHLPKTGSDHSPMYLKCDIETPPIKKPFKFLNFWVEHATFKDVVK, from the coding sequence ATGCATAGGCAAAATCACTATGATTTTGTAGGATTAATGGAGCCAAAGCAACAAGCAAAAAAACCGGAAAGGTACAGAAACAAGATAGGACTTGCACATGCAATTTCAAATGTTTCCAACAAGATCTGGGCTTTTATAGATGAGGTATTTGAGGTAACTATTATGTACAATATGGTGCAACAATTAACACTAAGATTGTTTCATACTGAATCGCATGTGGAGTTTGTCCTAACATTGATATACGCAAAATGTGATGCAATTGAGAGGATAGAATTATGGGATTCATTATATGCAATGGCAAGGGATATGGATGCACCATGGCTTGTAGAAGGTGATTTCAATGTAATATGGGACGAAGAAGAGAAATTTGGTGGGTTACCTGTGTCATtgaatgaaattgatgattttcgaCACTGCATCAACACTTGCAATCTATTCGACCTTGGATTTAAAGGCAGCATATTCACATGGTGGAATGAGAGAGCAGAGGAAAACTGTATATTCAAAAGACTAGACAGATGTTTGGCCAATGTTGAGTTCCAACAAACAATTCCAGGAATAGAGGTGCAACATTTGCCAAAGACTGGCTCTGATCATAGTCCAATGTATTTGAAGTGTGATATTGAGACTCCACCTATAAAAAAACCTTTTAAGTTCTTGAATTTTTGGGTGGAACATGCAACTTTTAAAGATGTGGTGAAATAG